TGTGGGTGGTTAATATCAGATTTGCTATTTAGAGTTCACCCACCAAGAATAAATATGCGAGCTTATAGAATcataattgaattgaaaattttaatattttaaaagtttggaaTATTAAGTCTTTGTCAGGTTTAATTTATAAGAGCTGAATTTCTGCTGCTATCTAAACTGTTGGTGAATTATTTGTGACAGAGAACAGTGATAACACAGGGTTCAGTTGATATATATGCAGCGCAATGCAAGAATTGCTTGAAAtggagagtgattgatactcaGGAGGAGTTTGAAGAAATCAGACATAAAGTCACCGTTGAACCTTTTGATTGTAGCAGAAAGGCTAATTGTAGCTGTGACGATCCTGCTGATATTGAATACGATTCCACTCGGACATGGGTCATTGACAAGCCTAACCTTCCAAAGACTCCTCAAGGTTTCAAGAGAAGCTTGGTACTTAGAAAAGATTACTCTAAATTGGACTCTTACTACATCACACCTGCAGGTAAAAAACTGAGAACCCGGAATGAAATAGCAGGGTATCTAAAAGATCATCCTGAACACAGTGGTATATCTGCTTCGGATTTTGATTTTTCATCCCCCAAGATAATGCAGGATACCATCCCAGAATATATTGAGCAGAAGGATTCTGCTAACAAGAAAGCTAAGATAATTAAGGATGATGTTTGAGAAATATCATCCCAAGTTTTCTGCATTTCTGGTCGGTTTGTTTGTAATATATTAACTCTAGAGATTGTGTTAGGGAACACCAATCCAGTTGCATTGAAACAAAATTTGTTCTTGCAGTTTTTTGGATTGTTTTTGTCTTATTGTAATTGCATACCTAAACCGATATTCACTGCCTTTGTGTGGTGTAACTGTAAACAGAACACCCAAAAATATATCTATCTATGTACCCCTATCTATTTGCCTCACACCAgtctttttcttataaattatattgCTGGAATTAGAGTGATGAATAGGAGAATATTCCTTAATGTTTGTAAAATGAAGGTTGTATTGAACTAGTTATTTTGTTGTTAGACACGGGCTTCAGATAGAGCGATAATAAGTTCCCTTAAACCCACAAAATAAGTTACTTTGTGGtcacatttataattttcactTAAACCCACAAAATAAGTTATAAGTTACTTTGTGatcacatttataatttttatctaaGTAAAAACTAATTTCTGcttataactttttattattttaaaataactacaAGTGTcgatttttaattattttaatatacaaacATTATTCATTTTTACTATGTACACCACCCCACCACCCATCAAATTCgataatagaaagaaaaaagaaagtaatTTTGAGAGCTACTTATTATTTGCATATCAagaataattaagaaaaataaaaagtaacacaagtggaataataataataataataataataataataataataataataataataataataataataataataataataataataataaaatacaaacattATTCATTTTTACTATGTACACCACCCCACCACCCATCAAATTCgataatagaaagaaaaaagaaagtaatTTTGAGAGCTACTTATTATTTGCATATCAagaataattaagaaaaataaaaagtaacacaagtggaataataataataataataataataataataataataataataataataataataataaaattaattttccacTTTTAAAAGCagcacaaaaaaaaataatattgcaaTGCATGACATGGAATTTTGCTAAACGTTCATGTTAGGTAGAGAAAGGATTGAGAAGTCGCTCTGTTTATAACAACTATACATATTTGCTCTATTGCTTCATATTATAACTTTGGCACTGTTTACATTGTACATTGTATATATTATCCCAAAAATAATTACTGTAATGTCATGTATATAGATTACACAATCATGAATCGCGATGCTGTACTTGccataaaatattcataatccCATATTGGATACCGCACCAAAACTGTCGCAAAGTTGGTTCAAATTTTCTTATGCGGGCGAGTATCCATCCACCTGCATCACACTGCTCCAAGCTCCGAGCTCCTAGCCCGTCCAATATGTGTGGCAGTCAAACCATATCTGAGACCATTAAGCAGGAATAACATTTAATGACCAGAAGATAGTACTCAACCCGGAACATTTTAATCAGGTTTGGTGTACTCAAGCAGCATGTGCGGAGACCGATATATTTTCACTAGTGTCCAGTAAAGGACCTCTTCAACTCCAAGCTCACCCTCAGCTCTTGCAGCATATATATCCTCGCAAATGGCTATCAACCTACATAAGAAGCGTGCAACAAGAAATAATGTAAGTTAACACAGAATGTATCTTGAAGAGGTTTACCAACATCACAGTAGAGACACATCTTAGGGAGCATTGGTATCATTCAATTAATTGGCTTGAGAAATTCTCAAGGAGAAATGggaggatatatatatatattttatcatatattcataattcatttgTATGGCTTCCTTCTGGAAAGAAACATGTAGTACCTATCACAGGAAGGTAGGTTCTCGTAAGGTATTCTCATCCTTAAGTCAGAGCACTGGAGTCTAATGAAGCGTCCAACAGCTAGAACAAAGGTTATGTAAAGCCCCCATATGCTGAACTTGCTGAGTGTGTCACCAAGAATACCCTCTGAAGCAGTATGACAATGTCAGAAAATTATGCTAAGTAATATTGGGCAATATAAATGACCTATGGAGATTTTCttttggagaaaaaaattgCATGGCCAACTTACGTGGTGGTGTTTCCTCAGATATTATGATTGCCATAGGTCCCGTCAAAcctccacaaaatccacttaAATTTGAGGGATTAATATCTTTGAAGGCCCACCAGTCAAACTGATCATGATTTATAACGAGATCGGCACTAACAGCACAATCCTGAAAAttgaattcaaaattttcaatagtAATTTAGGATTTTCCATAAATATAACAGTTATATAGTAAATGAACACCGTATATTACCTCCTCCAAAGGTCTAACGTCACCTGAACCAGTGACACGGAAATATCTTGGATAAACATTATAAATCCTAAAGCTATTCATAGAGCCATTAAGAGCTTTTTGAACATCAGACTGCGTCGGAAGATACTGAGGGTCAACAGTTTTTTCATATTTCACAATTTCTTTCCCTTTTGGCCTGTCCCTTGAAAGTGTCCAGGTGAAAAAAATTTCCATGTCCATATACCATTCAAGGGACTGAATCAATCTATGCCGAACAACATGTGGAACAAGCCATAATGTACTAGCATCAGCTTGACAGCATATCAACTGGATATCATTCTTATTATAAGCATTCAAATAGCCATTGGGATCAGCATTGACATCAGAATTGAGTGAATCCCACTGGATTCTTTCACACAGAGTAGTTTGATACAAATTCAACCTTCCACTCACTGTCTTGATATCAACCTGAAAGTTAGCCTCTTTAATGGGGTTTGCAATGTTTGTGGGGTTACCACTGCTATACATCTGtaaggaaaaataataaaagatgtacttcaataaatttgttatatGCTATTGTGACGATTGGAAAGTTGCAATGGTCAAGTACGTGAACAAATTAACAATGAGCAGGATAAATACATCCCACTTCAATAACTAACACCTGAGTTCCCTAATGATACCATAACACAACACCAAAGTTCCAAGACATAATTATTGAGAATATagcattattattaaattatatttggaaaaaaacagcattttgtatttgaaaaaagtaaataaacagtgaattaaaattaataaagagTAAACAGTAAACTAAGAAACAACAGTTAAGATTAATAAAACCATTCAATAACAGTTTtgattaaaaatcattatactTTTACCAAACATAGATGTATTAGCATGGTTTTGCACGTTTCTCAGAAGAATGGGCGTATTAGCATGTAAATATGGAAATAAGAGACCAATAAATATATTATCGTTGGCTAccaaatattttacattaaattatcatattcttcaattttattttggtgCATATCTCTGACACCTTTTTTCGATTTTTCAATAAGAACTTCTAATAAAAGAAGGTAACATAAGAAACACAGCAGAACATTGATACAAAGTTCTTTTCAGCATAGTCTGATAGGACGTTACACTACTGATACAAAATTCAATACACTGTCCGAATGATACTAAAAATATTGCAAAATTGGGTTGTGTGATTATAAATTGCTTAATATTTATCTAGTAAAATGATAAATCACATGCCATTGAGTTACTAATGTAGCTAATAAATCTACACAGCAGAAGTGCCAGAATTAATACCATATCACACCACTAATTAGTAAATTATGAAATCAAAGGCTTTTGTCATTTTTCTTACCAGCATTGGAGCCCATATAACACAGATTAATACAAAAAACAGGCAGATCCCGTTGCAGCATTTAGTCATTTTTGTTTGCTTTCCCCCCTGTTTGTGTGTAGCTCTATTCAAGACTGAATCACATTTGACAAGGTACAAACTTGCATTTATGTCCTCAAGCTATCAAAATGGGGAAAAAATGCAAGTGTTAGTTTCCTAACTGAGCAGAATTCAGAAGTATAAAAAATAGCATAACATAAAAAAGACTCTTCCAAATGAATTTTCAATGGTGCCTATTGAATATACGTAATCTGAAATGCACTGCTAAcaccaaaaatcaaaattttaagatGCCTACTAATCTGTCCTACAAGACATTCAAAAGCAAGCTAATGATATGTTGTACTAATGGTAATGACATAAGGCATGTTTGggtaaacaacttaattaagtgcTCCTTATTGAATAAACATTCCATCATATATGTACTTgtgaataaattatttctacAATCAAAGAGAAAACATGGTCAAATTGTTTccacataaaatattacttgtTTTTATAAGCTATCCTAGAGTTCTTATTAAAATAAGCCAAAAATAGTTTATAGACATGTAATAATctattttcataagctctcAATACCCACTTATGTGATTATGCTAGTAGACGAACCCAAATAAGCTATTCATATGCCAAATAATAACACAGATATACTGAACTAAGTTCTGCCATTTATATTCTAAAGACAAATTTTGGCCaaccatttttaatactcttgTCCTTCAATTTGGAATAAGGTGGATTTTACCAAATATATATGTGCTATGAACCTGGCGTGTAATCCTAATCAGTAATTCAAAACTTAAGCTGCTGTCTTCTTTTTTTTACTTGGCGCAGCGTCACATATCACTTTGGTAGTCGTGATATGATGAAATTTCAGGTAGCAACCATTTTTAAAATGAACTGTCCACTAAGAACCAACTTCAACAATTTTGTACTTATATAAgaaattcttcattgatttatcaaagtctaaatttttatttcctGCTAGCAATTGTTGACCGAAAAGTAAATGAGAGAAGGTTGCGTGTAAAATTATTCAAGGGCAGAAAGGTCACAAAGCAAACTGGCAATCAATCATCTTCAAAATTAAAGGTACAAAAGACAAATCCAATCACAAAATCAAGCTGGAAATAAAGTTAATAAACCACTTAAAGGAACAAGATAAAGACACTAATTACCAGGAACAGTAGGACGCATATATACTGAAACAGCTTTCCTATCATTTCCCTATCAATATCATTATGAATTGCAAGCAATAGCATGAATATTCATGTTACACATATCCAGACTAAAATACCATGCCTCGGTTGCTACATTTAACATCTTTTAAAAGCAATATATTACAGAGGCAAATTTTgattcaataaattaattattaagtatAGTTCACAATAACAAGGTAGCACAAAAGATGAATCAGTGAATATGACCATCTATCGAAGTTGTTTCCAACAAAAGATGTCAAATGATggaaattttactttttagaaGAAAGATAGTGATTTAAGCAACAATATTTACATATACCTTTAGCCAGTCATACATGGTGAGGGATGTAGTTGTGCATGACCAATCAAGTACACATCGTAATTCATAAAGGAATGGCAGAGCACGATAAAGTCTATATCCTAAGTAATTGATCCGTGACACTTCACTAGTCAAAAATTGTCGATACAATGTGCTCTTGTTAGGAATGCCATATCGGATTTGTACAGCCTGCAGTCCAAGAGAAACTGCTTTTGCAACAAATATGGCACGGAGAGCTAACTGAGCTGCATGTTGTCTAGATGGATCCAATTGCCAATCATACTCTGTAACTGAATACGTGAAGAGAATGAGGTTGAAAATATAGAATATCACTTTCCCCGTGGCAAATGAGCAGAGGTATATTATACGATCAAGTACAATCAAGAAGAAGATAGCCTGAGTAGAAGAAGTAACTTCTGTTAGGAGTCTATATGACATGACATCTCTAGCTGATTAAATAATTGCAGAATGAAATAAATCATCAATGAAAGACTGAACCAAATGTTTCTTAATCATGCCAGTAAAAACTAGTCATTCTCTTTCAAAGTGCAATAAAgtatagaaaaagaaaacaaaatctaaattttcgtttctatttgaaaaacaaaaaataccaTAAACTGAACCATTTCAAAAGTTCTATACAATTTTCCAGCATAACAAATGCCATGAACTTTCAATGCCAAAAGCTTAAGCTGTCatgaattttattattactcCCTCAAGTCCCTTATATAATTCCCACTATTAGAAAAAATTCCAAGTTTCAAGATGTATTTATTGCTTAAATGTCTTCTATACCCTTTATTTTTACAAGTGCAACTAGTTTTCATATTAGTGGGGGTGAAAGCATTTAATGACAAGGCTACTTTAGGAAACCAACGCATTAAATGAGTCTCTTTGGTCttgatgatttttgtttttcttcttatatataGGACCAAAGGGAGTAGATCTCTAACATGCTTCATTATGCAAGACCTATTTTAGGCGTGAAGCATGGGAAATGCACATCCCCACCTACCTTGTGAtaaaattcaacttttattAGAACAATGGGGTGCAAGGATTAATCCCTTAATTACTACTTGGTCTTGATAGAGTTTGTTAGAATTCAAAGtatgatttattattctttGATTGTACAATTTCCTAGGTTCAATGGTAGAACTTCTAGTCAAATACAAGTCCCTAGtatttgaatgtaattattgtaaCCTCATTATAAATAGAAGATGTGTGATCTTGTTTGAGACACACAAGAAACACAGAAAACATATTTTACAGAGTTCTAGAGTGACCAAAAAAACTAAATGGCGAGGTGTAGATTCCACTTCTTTTTGTATTAAGGGCCCAAAAAGAAAACTACACACAAATAGTACATGAGGATGTCGTCCCCATCAAATTCTTCGGTAACATCTGAGAGCATCCCAAAGGGGGAACATGCACAAGGTGAAGACCAAAGTGTTCTTTTTGTTCAGTTAATTTTTTGGGTTCCTAACATGGTAGGAGTTAAACTACTTTAGTTTATTAGAACAACTGTGGTCGACAATATTTTCCAGACCTGTCGAAAGAACAAAAGGATAAATGAAAACggaaaaactaaaaacataccatcaaaataaatacatattctTTTGGAAACTGGTCTTCAAGCTGATACACTTCGAGGAACtcacttttgttttttatgaCAGACTGGTAGAAGATGGCAACAAGAAAGAATACAATCAGATCTGCACAAAATATGTAGGCATACAGATCAACTTCTCTCTTGCCTCCTCCAATTACAGAAAGAATACGGTAAGGGAATCCCACTTCTTCTACAAAACCTGCACGCTGAGCTTTGAGGATTTCCTTGGCAACATCAGCTGCTGGAGTTAAAGATTTATTCCATTCGGCTGAAGAACAATCAGTTACAGGTGAGGCATACACAACCTCAAAAACAACTAAGGCAACATTGGAATTCTCTTTACTTCTTTCAATGCTTTGAATGTTAACCCTACTAGCAAAAGAGCAAATATTTGGGTTCTTTTCCTTGCACTTATCATTGTGGATAACTCTGAGCAACTTATTAATTCCAGATTCAATCCTCTCTGGTTGAATCCCATCCTCTGGCCAGAAGTTGACATCCATAGACACCTGAACAAAATAAGGAGGTGATTCTGCTCCCTGGGTGAGTGATTTCCAGTACCTAAAAAAGCTTCTCACTACCAGTTTTACCATGTTAGTCATCTGAGTTAGCAGGTCCCATGCTTTCTCTTGCCAGCTATAACTGGTGGAATTATCTTTTGTGTGGAGATCATTTCTCTTAAATTTGAAGTCAGTAGAAGACATCCATTCACCATCTTTGGGTGTTATGGAACTTTGTATGAGGGTAAATAAATAGACAAGAAAAAGTGGTAACGAACTGACAACAAATGAAGATGTGACCTTGTGTATTGGAAAACCTAATTCTCTTAACAGGCCAGGATCAATACTCAACCCACAGTGCTGGATGATGATTTGGTACAGATACTGAAGTAAAATATAAAGTTCTGTGTAGATCAACATTATAACCCAGAAGATGTAACTTGGGCCTGTATTTACACATAAAGCATACAAATAGAGGGCCCCGAGATACACCATTGATAGCAAACTGAAGTTCCATAAGAACACAAGAACAAAGCAACAGTAGCATACTACATCATTGTTGGAACGCATCTGGTACCATATAAAACGAAAAATCCTTCCTAACTGCAGACTAGCACCATCATTATCGGACTGCACAGATGAAGAACGATCCAAATATATAAGCCGAGATTTCTGACTTTCCATCTCGTCATATATCTGATCCTCTGTGTTTGTATGTTCATTAGAATCAAAGGCTTCTTGAGAAATATTCAGAAAGCTCACTAAGTTATTAACTGCCTGATTTCCAATGGACTGTACCTGGGAAACACCATCACCTATTAATTGTACAGCAGATTTCAATGGGTTTTCTTTTACTTTCCCTTTaactttttccttttttcctgAATCACTAGAAAAAGTATCAATGTCTATTTCAGTAATTTCACAAATAGGAGAATCTGCCGAATGATTTATGTACTCATCTGTAAATGGAGTTTCCCCATCCATGCTAGCAGATGATTCACGTGGTTCAATTGGGAAAACAGCATCCTCTCTTATTGTATAGTCTAGTCTCCCCAGAACCTGGTCTTCTTTATCAGGGATTCCAATGTCATTATTCGATATAAGAGAAGTGCTCCTCCTCCTCCTTAAACCCTCACTGCTGTGAGAAAATCCATCAATGCAGTTAGTAGATGTATTCATGCTATGGAGCTGTATTTGTAAGTTCAGCATTTCAGATTTCATCTTCTCCACCTGCATATTACGCTGTCGTTTTTTCTCTTCACTTTCACGAATTTGTTGTAATTGTGCAGTTTTCCATGCAGCCTTTTTCTCTTGCTCACGCACAATTGCACCAATTTGCTCTGCTTCCAAGTAGCGGCACACATAATCAAACTCTTGAGAGGAAAACATGTATGACTGAAGTGATACCAGCACAAAAATGGTAATCTCTACAATTGCAGATCTTGCAGTAATCCGAAAACCATAATCGTATTTATAAAAACCAATCATCTCATAAATGGAATTTGCTGTCTCACACTTTCCAGCACTTGGTCCCCCAACAAAAGGAGACTGATAAGCAAGAGAAagaataataacaacaaaattgtATATGCGCAAGAACTTGAATATTctgttcttcttcttcagcaTTTCAAGTCTCATGCGAAAGAATACCAGAGCAAAGGCAAGATAACCAAGATGCAGAATGTCGTACTCAAGTGTACCAGtaat
The genomic region above belongs to Cicer arietinum cultivar CDC Frontier isolate Library 1 chromosome 4, Cicar.CDCFrontier_v2.0, whole genome shotgun sequence and contains:
- the LOC101505211 gene encoding piezo-type mechanosensitive ion channel homolog isoform X3; protein product: MCRSGVRHTNVLLRGAVFRTFSINFFTYGFPVSLFALSFWSFHFASLCAFGLLAYVGYIIYAFPSLFRLHRLNGLLLVFILLWAVSTYIFNVAFTFLNWKLGRDMKIWEMVGLWHYPIPGFFLLAQFCLGILVALGNLVSNSVFLCLSDEGGQTSNDHSSAKVEGETKVLIVATIAWGLRKCSRAIMLALIFLIAIKPGFIHAVYMIFFLMYLLSHSISRKLRQALILLCQFHFALLYILQINLISSALEKKGSVSMEIVMQLGLLQEDSAWDFLEVALLACFCTIHNHGFEMLFSFSAIIQHAPSPPLGFGILKAGLNKSVLLSVYASSSVRNSDESLSYEKRIASYLSAIGQKFLSIYRSCGTYIAFVTILLTVYMVKPNYISFGYIFLLLLWIIGRQLVERTKRQLWLPLKVYAISVFIFIYSLSSFSSLEVCLSENIDLYFYLGYDSKASSFDNVWESLAVLIVMQLYSYERRQSKQNRQVYLDQLEPGPLGFIRRLLIWHSQKILFIALFYASLSPISAFGFLYLLGVVFCSILPKTSSIPSKSFLVYTGFLVTAEYLFQMWGEQAKMFPGQKYSDISLFLGFRVYSTGFWGLESGLRGKVLVIVACTLQYNVFRWLERMPTIVLRKEQWEEPCPLFVSTEDAFDDVTTSNEDNMPSCNSHPPDALQERASSKLLITSGLPRARDTPSANTGGSDSNSRKYSFGFIWGSYKESHKWNKKRIVSLRKERFETQKTVLKIYLKFWMENIFNLLGLEINMIALLLASFALLNALSMLYIALLAACILLNRQIIRKVWPIFVFLFASILILEYFVIWKDMLTLNSHVASDIQCHDCWKTSTQHFHYCEKCWLGLVVDDPRMLISYFAVFMLACFKLRADRLSSFTESSTYRQIMSQRRNTFVWRDLSFETKSMWTFLDYLRLYCYCHLLDLVLILILITGTLEYDILHLGYLAFALVFFRMRLEMLKKKNRIFKFLRIYNFVVIILSLAYQSPFVGGPSAGKCETANSIYEMIGFYKYDYGFRITARSAIVEITIFVLVSLQSYMFSSQEFDYVCRYLEAEQIGAIVREQEKKAAWKTAQLQQIRESEEKKRQRNMQVEKMKSEMLNLQIQLHSMNTSTNCIDGFSHSSEGLRRRRSTSLISNNDIGIPDKEDQVLGRLDYTIREDAVFPIEPRESSASMDGETPFTDEYINHSADSPICEITEIDIDTFSSDSGKKEKVKGKVKENPLKSAVQLIGDGVSQVQSIGNQAVNNLVSFLNISQEAFDSNEHTNTEDQIYDEMESQKSRLIYLDRSSSVQSDNDGASLQLGRIFRFIWYQMRSNNDVVCYCCFVLVFLWNFSLLSMVYLGALYLYALCVNTGPSYIFWVIMLIYTELYILLQYLYQIIIQHCGLSIDPGLLRELGFPIHKVTSSFVVSSLPLFLVYLFTLIQSSITPKDGEWMSSTDFKFKRNDLHTKDNSTSYSWQEKAWDLLTQMTNMVKLVVRSFFRYWKSLTQGAESPPYFVQVSMDVNFWPEDGIQPERIESGINKLLRVIHNDKCKEKNPNICSFASRVNIQSIERSKENSNVALVVFEVVYASPVTDCSSAEWNKSLTPAADVAKEILKAQRAGFVEEVGFPYRILSVIGGGKREVDLYAYIFCADLIVFFLVAIFYQSVIKNKSEFLEVYQLEDQFPKEYVFILMAIFFLIVLDRIIYLCSFATGKVIFYIFNLILFTYSVTEYDWQLDPSRQHAAQLALRAIFVAKAVSLGLQAVQIRYGIPNKSTLYRQFLTSEVSRINYLGYRLYRALPFLYELRCVLDWSCTTTSLTMYDWLKLEDINASLYLVKCDSVLNRATHKQGGKQTKMTKCCNGICLFFVLICVIWAPMLMYSSGNPTNIANPIKEANFQVDIKTVSGRLNLYQTTLCERIQWDSLNSDVNADPNGYLNAYNKNDIQLICCQADASTLWLVPHVVRHRLIQSLEWYMDMEIFFTWTLSRDRPKGKEIVKYEKTVDPQYLPTQSDVQKALNGSMNSFRIYNVYPRYFRVTGSGDVRPLEEDCAVSADLVINHDQFDWWAFKDINPSNLSGFCGGLTGPMAIIISEETPPQGILGDTLSKFSIWGLYITFVLAVGRFIRLQCSDLRMRIPYENLPSCDRLIAICEDIYAARAEGELGVEEVLYWTLVKIYRSPHMLLEYTKPD